Below is a window of Geomonas oryzisoli DNA.
GCGACGATGATGTCGCCAATCCCGGCGTAACGGCGCTTGGAGCCGCCGAGCACCTTAATGCAAAAGAGCTTCTTCGCGCCGGAGTTGTCCGCCACGTCCAATATGGTCTGCATCTGAATCATTGTTTAACTCCCGGCGAGCCCTTAAGCCTTGGACTCGATAATCTGTCTGATCTTCCAGCGCTTGTCCTTGGAAAGCGGACGGGTTTCCACGATAAGAACACGGTCGCCGATCTTGGCGGAGTTATCGATATCGTGCGCCTTGTACTTGGCGGAGCGCTTGATGTATTTGTTGTAGACGGGGTGCTTCACCAGGCGGTCGACCTTTACCACTGCGGTCTTGTCCATCTTGTCAGAGACGACCACGCCGATCTGAGTTTTCCTGTTGCCTCTTTCGCTCATATCTATCTCTTAGCCTCTCTTTTCGCGGAGTATGGTCTTCACGCGGGCGATGTCTTTTTTGAGATTGGCCACCTTGGCGGTGTTCTCGAGACGCCCGGTGTGAAGCTGAAACTTCACGTTGAAGAGTTCCTTGGTAAGCTCGGCGCTCTTGGTCTCAAGCTCTGCTGCCGTCGCGTTTTTAAGTTCGTTAGCCTTCATTGATTTCCGCCCTCGTGATGTACTTGGTGGCTACGGGGAGCTTGTGCGCCGCAAGCCTGAATGCCTCGCGCGCCACTTCCTCGGTGACCCCTTCCATTTCATACAGGACGCGGCCAGGCTTGATGACGCAGACCCACGAGTCCGGGGAGCCTTTCCCCTTACCCATACGAGTCTCGGCGGGTTTCGCGGTGAGCGGCTTGTCGGGGAAGATGCGGATCCAGATCTTGCCGCCCCTCTTGATATAACGGGTCATGGCGATACGAGCAGCCTCGATCTGGCGGGAATCCAGCCAGCCGCACTCGGTAGCCTGCAGACCGAAGTCACCGAAAGCGAGCGATACGCCGCGCTCCGGGGTGCCGGTCATGCGCCCTTTCATCTGTTTTCTATGCTTAACTTTCTTGGGCATTAACATCGCAAAAAACTCCTGTTCCTATTTTTTAGCGGAGAGCACTTCACCCTTGAAGAGGAGCACTTTTACGCCGATGATACCGTAGGTGGTCTTCGCCTCGGCGAAACCGTAGTCGATGTCAGCGCGCAGCGTGTGCAGCGGCACCCGACCTTCGCGATACCATTCGGTCCTCGACATCTCTGCCCCACCCAGACGACCGGAGCAGGTGATCCTGATCCCCTTGGCGCCGAACTTGAGCGTCGAGGTGACGCTCTTCTTCATAGCGCGGCGGAAAGCGATACGGCGCTCGAGCTGCATGGCCACGTTCTCGGCTACCAGCTGTGCGTCCAGCTCCGGCTTCCTGACTTCCTGTATGTTAAGGTAGACCTCTTTGTCGGTGAGCTTGGCCAGCTCCTTCTTCAGAGTCTCAACCTCGGAGCCCTTCTTGCCGATGATCAGGCCCGGACGTGCGGTGAAGATGTTGATCTTCGCCTTGCCCGCAGCGCGCTCGATCTCGATCTTGGAGACGCCGGAATGATACAGCCTTTTCTTAAGGAAATTGCGCAGCTTCAGGTCTTCGTGAAGAAGCTTTGCATAATCTTTCTCTGCGTACCATTTGGAATCCCAGGTTTTGATAACCCCGAGCCTGAAACCTATAGGATTTACTTTCTGACCCAAAACATCACCTCCGACCCGTTCTTATTTCTTTTCCGCAAGGACCACGGTAATGTGGCTCGTCGGTTTTCTGATCTTGCTAGCCCGGCCCATGGCGCGGGGGGTGAAGCGCTTAAGCACTGCGCCGCCGTCGACGAAAATCGTCTTGACGAAGAGCTTGTCCACATCGGAGCAGCCCTTCTGCTCGGCGTTGGCAACGGCCGAGGAAAGGAGCTTCGAGATAAGCTTCGCCGACGGTTGCGGCGAGAAACGCAGGGTGTTAAGCGCAGTCTGAATGCCCTTGCCCCTGACGAGGTCCACGACCAGGCGTGTTTTCCTCGGGGAGAGGCGGACAGAGGATAATTTAGCGGATGATTCCATTACAAAACTCCTTTAGGACCTTACTTCTTCTTGAGCTTGCTCTTCTTGTCAGCAGCGTGGCCGTAGAAGGTTCTGGTAGGTGAGAACTCGCCCATCTTGTGGCCGACCATGTTCTCAGTGACGAACACAGGGATGAACTTCTTGCCGTTGTGCACCGCGAAGGTGAGCCCGATGAAATCCGGGGTGATGGTCGAGCGACGCGACCAGGTCTTGATCACCTTCTTGCTGCCGGCCTGTTCTGCCTGGGCTTTCGCTTCCAGATGTGCGTCAACGAAAGGCCCCTTCTTTATAGATCTTGCCATCTTTTAAAATCCTCTATCCAGATGAGTTATTTGCTGCGCTTCTTCACGATGAAGGCGGTGGACCGCTTGTTGGTGCGCGTCTTGTAGCCCTTGGTGGGGATACCCCACGGGGTTACCGGGTGACGACCACCGGAGGTCCTGCCCTCGCCACCGCCGTGCGGGTGGTCGACCGGGTTCATCGCGACGCCCCTCACGTGCGGGCGGACGCCGAGCCAGCGGGAACGGCCGGCCTTGCCGATGGAGACGTTCTCGTGATCCACGTTGCCCACCTGGCCGATAGTGGCCTTGCAGTCCATGAGGATCATGCGAACTTCCGAAGAAGGAAGCTTCACCTGGGCGTACTTGCCTTCCTTGGACATGAGCTGTGCGAAGGTGCCGGCGGAGCGGGCCAGCTGGGCGCCCTTGCCGATCTTCAGCTCGATGTTGTGGATGATGGTACCCAGCGGGATGCACCTGATGGGGAGCGTGTTGCCCGGCTTGATGTCGGCCTGCTCACTGGAGATAACGGTGTCACCCACTTTCAGGGAGAGCGGAGCCAGGATGTAGCGCTTCTCGCCGTCGGCGTAGTTCAAGAGCGCGATGCGTGCGCTGCGGCACGGGTCGTACTCGATGGTGGCAACCTTGGCCGGGATGTCGGTCTTGTCGCGGCGGAAGTCGATGATCCTGTACTTCTGCTTGTGACCGCCACCGACGTTCCTGGAAGTGACGCGGCCGTTCGAGTTCCTGCCGCCGCTCTTCTTGAGGTTCTCAACAAGAGATTTCTCAGGCTTGCAGGCAGTGATCTCCTCGAAGGTCGAGCAGGTCTGAGCCCTTCTACCCGGAGAAGTAGGTTTGTAAGTTTTGATAGCCATTATCTAAATCCCCACAGAATTTTTATGCTTCGAAGAAGTCGACGTTGGAGCCCTCTTTCAGGGTCACGTACGCTTTCTTCCAGTTGGAACGCTTGCCGATGCCCCTCACGGTGCGCTTGGTCTTACCGGCCACGTTGACGGTGTTAACGGCGGCAACCTGCGCGTTGAAGAGCTGCTCGACGGCGGCCTTGATCTCGATCTTGTTGGCGGCGCCGTTCACCACGAAAGCGATGACGTTCTTGTCGTCCTTCTCTACCGTGGTCTTCTCAGTGATGAGCGGTTTCTTTATGACGTCATAGATGTTCATGACTGTAATGCTCCTTCAACACGACGAACGGCGGCCTCGGTAAAGACGACGCTCTGGTATTTCATGATGTCGAAAATGTTGAGACCTTCGGGACCCAGCACCTTGACGTTTTTCACATTGCGGGCGGAAAGCTCCAAAACAAGATTCGCAGTATCTGTGATAACGAGCGTCTTGTCAAGGTTAAAAGCATTTAGTACCTCGACAAATGCTTTTGTCTTGATGGAAGGAAGCTCAAAGCTATTGAGAACTGTGATCGCCTCTTTCTTATAGAGCATGGAGAGTGCGCTTCTGAGAGCAGCTTTCCTCGCCTTCTTGTTCATGGAGAGGTTGTATGTCTTCGGCTGCGGGCCGAAGGCAACCCCGCCGCCCGGATACTGGGGAGCGCGGCTGCAGCCCTGACGGGCCTGGCCGGTACCCTTCTGCTTGAAGGGCTTCTTGCCGGAACCGGAAACCGCGGCGCGGTTCTTGACGGCGACGGTGCCCTGCCTGCGGTTAGCGAGCTGGATCTTGACGGCCTCGTGGATCAGGTACTCACGTACGTCGTCGTTGAAGACGGCGTCGGAGACTTCGATCTCACCGACCTTTGCTTTTTTGATGTCAAATACGTCTAACTTTGCCATGTCTATCTCCAGCCCCCGTTATCTCGTCGCCTTGACGGAGTCCTTGATCAGGACCACGCCGTTGGCGGAACCGGGGATCGCTCCACCGAGCAGAATCAGATTGTCAGCAGCGTCCACGCGTACAACTTTCAGGCGCTGCACGGTCACCTTCTCGTTACCGAGCTGGCCCGGCATCTTCTTGTTCTTGAAAACCCTGGAGGGGGTTGCAGAGCAGCCGATGGAGCCCGGGGCACGGTGGAAACGGGAGCCGTGGCTCGACCGACCGCCTTTGAAGCCCCAGCGCTTGATAACGCCGGCGAAACCCTTACCGATGGAGGTGCCGGTCACGTCGACCAGGTCGCCCTCTGCGAACACGCCGGCTTCGATCACGTCGCCCACGTTGTAAGCGCTGGTATCGTCCATGCGCAGTTCGCGGTAGGTGGTGAACACGCCCGCGCCGGCGCCTTTGCAGTGGCCTACCTGGGCCGCGTTGGCCTTGGAGGCGTCCTTCGCGCCGAAACCGACCTGGATGGCGCTGTAGCCGTCCTTCTCAACGGTCTTTTTCTGCAGGACGACGCACGGCCCAGCCTCGACGACGGTCACGGCGATACGCCTGCCGTCCTCGGCAAATATCTGGGTCATGCCCAGTTTTTTCCCAATCAATCCCTTATTCATGGTCGACTTCCTATCCTTGTATTAAAGCTTGATCTCGACGTCCACACCGGCGGAGAGGTCGAGTTTCATCAGAGCGTCGACAGTCTGCTGAGTCGGCTCGAGAATGTCGATCAGGCGCTTGTGGGTCCTGATTTCGAACTGCTCGCGCGACTTCTTGTCGACGTGCGGTCCACGCAGCACGCAGTACTTGTTGATGACGGTCGGCAGCGGAATCGGGCCGGCAACGCGTGCGCCGGTCCTCTTAGCGGTGTCGACGATCTCGCCAACGGAAGTATCAAGGAGCTTGTGGTCGTATGCTTTCAAGCGGATTCTAATTTTCTGACTAGGCATCTCTTCCTCGTGATGAAACAAGTTTTTCAGTTTACAGCCGAAGATTTCCGGGAGGGACACTCGTGTGCCCGCCCGGAAACCCGGACCTGAAAACCGTATGTTTTTCTATTTTTACTCGATGATGGAGGCGACGACCCCTGCACCGACGGTACGGCCGCCTTCGCGGATAGCGAAACGCAGACCTTCGTCCATTGCGATCGGGGTGATCAGGTTGACGGTTACCGAGACGTTGTCGCCCGGCATAACCATCTCGACACCGGCTTCGAGGTCAACCACGCCGGTAACGTCGGTGGTCCTGAAGTAGAACTGCGGACGGTAGCCGTTGAAGAACGGGGTGTGACGGCCGCCCTCTTCCTTGGACAGGATGTAGGCTTCGGCTTTGAACTTGGTGTGCGGGGTGATGGAGCCCGGCTTGGCGAGAACCTGGCCACGCTCGATCTCCTCACGCTTCACGCCGCGGAGCAGTGCGCCGATGTTGTCGCCGGCACGCCCCTCGTCGAGGAGCTTACGGAACATCTCGACGCCGGTAACGGTGGTCTTGGTGGTGGCCTTGATGCCGACAACCTCGACCTCCTCGCCGACCTTGATGATGCCGCGCTCGACACGACCGGTAGCGACGGTACCACGACCGGAGATGGAGAACACGTCCTCGACCGGCATCAGGAACGGACGGTCGATGGCGCGCTGCGGCTCCGGGATGTAGGTGTCGACGGCTTCCATCAGCTTCATGATGGCCTGCTCGCCCAGCTCGCCTGCATCGCCCTCGAGGCCTTTCAGAGCGGAACCCTTGATGATCGGGATATCGTCGCCCGGGAAGTCGTAGGAGGAGAGCAGTTCGCGCACTTCCAGCTCGACCAGCTCGAGGAGCTCCTCGTCGTCCACCATGTCGGCCTTGTTCAGGAACACGACGATGTAGGGGACGCCGACCTGACGTGCGAGCAGGATGTGCTCACGGGTCTGCGGCATCGGGCCGTCAGCTGCGGAAACAACCAGGATCGCGCCGTCCATCTGCGCTGCACCGGTGATCATGTTCTTTACGTAGTCGGCGTGGCCCGGGCAGTCGACGTGTGCGTAGTGACGCTTGTCGGTCTCGTACTCGACGTGGGCGGTAGCGATGGTGATACCACGCTCACGCTCTTCCGGGGCGTTGTCGATCTGGTCGAACGCCTTGAACTCAGCCTGGCCTTTGCCTGCGAGCACCTTGGTGATGGCAGCGGTCAGGGTGGTCTTGCCGTGGTCGACGTGGCCGATGGTGCCGATGTTTACATGCGGCTTAGTTCTTTCAAATTTAGCTTTTGCCATTTCGGAATCCTCCTAGTAGGGAAATTGAATTATCTTAGCCTTTGGCCTTCGCAACTATTTCCTCGGCAACCGACTTCGGTACCGGCTCGTAATGATCGAAGGTCATGGAGTAGGTAGCACGACCCTGGGTTGCGGAACGCAGGTCGGTGGAGTAACCGAACATCTGCGCCAGCGGCACCATCGAGTTGACCACCTGCGCGCCTGCGCGCCCTTCCATGCCCATGATGCGGCCACGGCGGGAGTTCAGGTCGCCGATGACGTCGCCCATGTACTCTTCCGGAACCACGACCTCTACCGACATGATCGGCTCGAGAATGATCGGGGCAGCCTTGGCGCAGCCCTCTTTGAAGCCCATGGAACCTGCGATCTTGAACGCCATCTCGGAGGAGTCGACCTCGTGGTAGGAACCGTCGACCAGGGTGACCTTGACGTCGACCACCGGGAAGCCTGCCATGACGCCGTTGTCGAGAGACTCCTTGATGCCCTTGTCGACCGCGGGGATGTACTCGCGGGGAACGACGCCGCCCTTGATGGCGTCGACGAACTCGTAGCCCTTGCCGGCCTCCTGCGGCTCGATCTCGAGCCAGACGTGACCGAACTGACCGCGGCCGCCGGACTGACGTACGAACTTACCTTCAGCCTTGACCTTCTTGGTGATGGTCTCGCGGTAAGCAACCTGCGGCTTGCCGACGTTGGCCTCAACCTTGAACTCGCGGAACAGACGGTCCACGATGATCTCGAGGTGCAGCTCGCCCATGCCGGAGATGATGGTCTGGCCGGTTTCCTCGTCGGTCTTGACGCGGAAGGACGGGTCCTCGGAAGCGAGCTTGCCGAGGGACAGGCCCAGCTTCTCCTGGTCAGCCTTGGTCTTCGGCTCGATGGCGATGGAGATAACCGGCTCGGGGAACTCGATGGACTCGAGGATAACCGCGTGGTTCTCGTCGCACAGGGTGTCGCCGGTGGTGGTGTATTTGAGGCCTACCGCGGCGGCGATGTCGCCGGCGTAGACTTCCTTGATCTCTTCACGCTTGTTGGCGTGCATCTTCAGGATGCGGCCGATCCTCTCGCGCTTGCCCTTGGTGGCGTTGTACACGTAGGAGCCGGACTGGATCACGCCGGAGTAGACACGGAAGAAGCAGAGCTGGCCCACGAACGGGTCGGTCATGATCTTGAAGCCCAGTGCCGAGAACGGCTCGTCGTCGGAAGCATGACGCTCGATGGGAGCCTCGGTGTTGGCGTCGACGCCCTGGATAGCGGGGATGTCGGTCGGGGCCGGCATGTAGTCGAGGACCGCGTCGAGCAGGTGCTGCACGCCCTTGTTCTTGAAGGCGGAGCCGCAGATGACCGGGCAGATTTTGATGTCGAGGGTTGCCTGGCGGATGGCCGCCTTCAGCTCGGCGTTGGAGATCTCCTCGCCACCCAGGTATTTCTCCATCAGCGCGTCGTCGTGCGAGGAGACTTCTTCGATCAGGTACTCGCGGTACTCGTTGGCCTGGTCGACCAAGTCGGCCGGGATGTCGACCACGTCGTACACGGCACCCATGGTCTCGTCGTTGAAGACGATCCCTTTCATCTCGATCAGGTCGACGAGGCCCTTGTAGTTCTCCTCGGAGCCGATCGGGATCTGCAGGGCTACCGGGTTCGCCTTGAGGCGGTCCTTGATCATGGCGATGCCGCGGAAGAAGTCTGCGCCGATACGGTCCATCTTGTTGATGAACGCGATACGCGGAACGCGGTACTTGTCGGCCTGGCGCCAGACGGTCTCGGACTGGGGCTCAACGCCGCCGACCGAGCAGAACACGGCGACAGCGCCGTCAAGAACACGCAGGGAACGCTCGACCTCGATGGTGAAATCGACGTGACCCGGGGTGTCGATGATGTTGATACGGTGGTCTTTCCAGTTGCAGGTGGTAGCTGCGGAGGTGATGGTGATACCACGCTCCTGCTCCTGCTCCATCCAGTCCATAGTAGCGGCGCCGTCATGGACCTCGCCGATCTTGTGGGAAACACCGGTGTAGTAGAGAATACGCTCCGTGGTGGTGGTCTTCCCTGCATCTATGTGAGCCATGATCCCGATATTACGGGTCATTTCCAACGAAACCTGACGTGCCACTTACTGTTCCTCCGAGTTGCTTTCTAAGCCTTAAAGGGTGCCGCCTGAAACTACCAGCGGTAATGGGCGAAGGCGCGGTTGGCCTCTGCCATCTTGTGGGTGTCCTCACGCTTCTTCACCGCGGAGCCGCGGTTGTTGTAGGCGTCAAGGATCTCGCCGGCGAGCTTGTCGGTGACAGTCTTCTCGCTGCGGGCGTTGGAGTACTTCACCAGCCAGCGCATGGCCAGGGACATGCGGCGCTCCGGACGGACTTCGACCGGAACCTGGTAGGTGGAGCCGCCGACCCTGCGGGATTTCACTTCCAGCATCGGCTTGATGTTGTCGAGGCACTTCTTGAGCACCTTGACCGGCTCGTCGCCGGCCTTGCCGGCCGCGATCTCGAGGGCACCGTAGAGAGCTTTCTCGGCGGTGGACTTCTTGCCGTCCAGCATGATTATATTGATCAGCTTGGCAACCACCCTGTCACCGTATTTCGGATCCGGGAGGATCACCCGCTTTGCTACTTCTCTTCTTCTTGGCATGTCTTAACCTCTCACTTAAAATCGGTTACTTGGGTCTTTCTGCACCGTACGGTTACTTGGGCCTCTTCGCACCGTACTTGGAACGGCTCTTCATACGACCCTTGACGCCGACGGAGTCGAGCGTACCGCGGACGATGTGGTAACGAACACCCGGAAGGTCCTTTACCCTGCCGCCCCTGATCAGGACGACGGAGTGTTCCTGGAGGTTGTGACCAACACCCGGAATGTAGGAGGTCACCTCGACGCCGTTGGTAAGCCTAACCCTGGCGACTTTACGAAGCGCGGAGTTCGGTTTCTTCGGGGTTGTGGTGTAAACCCTGGTGCAAACGCCCCTCTTCTGCGGGCAGCTCCTGAGTGCCGGAGCAGTGGATTTTTCACCCTTTGACTCCCGACCATGACGAATAAGCTGATTAATAGTTGGCATACATTCCTCTCACGCGTTTCTTCTCCGCACGCAGACGTACCCCGCGCGCGGAAGCGACGAAAATAGCAACAACGTACGTGCTTGTCAAGTTTTATTTGATAAAAGTGAGACGCCGGCCAGTGAAAGCGAGGAACCCGCTCTCACTGGCCGGATACTGGACTAGGCTTCTTCTTCGTAGATCTCTTCATCTTCCGGTTCAACTGGCTCCGGAATGATTACTGGCTCCTCAGCAACCATGCGCAGGTTGCGGTAAAGAGCCAATCCCGTACCCGCCGGGATCAGGCGGCCCATGATCACGTTTTCTTTCAGACCACGCAGACTGTCGACCTTACCTTCAATTGATGCCTGTGTCAAGACTTTTGTTGTTTCCTGGAAGGAAGCAGCAGAAATAAATGACTCAGTCGAGAGCGATGCCTTGGTTATGCCAAGGAGCAGGGACTCTGCAGTGGCAGGACGCCCGCCTTTGTCCATCGCTTTCTCGTTCTCTTCCTCAAAGACCCAACGCTCGATCTGATCGTCGATCAGCAGGTTGGTATCGCCCACATCCTTCACCCTGACGCGGCGCAGCATCTGACGCACGATGGTCTCGATGTGCTTGTCGTTGATCTTGACGCCCTGGAGACGGTAAACCTCCTGGACCTCGTCGACCAGGTACTTGGCCAGTTCTTTCTGACCCAGTACGCGCAGGATGTCGTGCGGGTTGGAGGAGCCGTCCATGAGCGCCTCGCCGGCGCGGACATGGTCCCCTTCGTGTACGCTGATGTGCTTCCCTTTGGGGATGAGGTATTCCTTCGGCTCGCCCACTTCCGGGGTGACGATGACTTTCCTTTTGCCCTTGGCATCCTTGCCGAAGGCGACCACACCGTCGATCTCGGTGATGACCGCGAAGTCTTTCGGCTTCCTGGCCTCGAAGAGCTCGGCGACGCGCGGCAGACCACCGGTGATGTCCTTGGTCTTGGTGGTTTCGCGCGGGATCTTGGCGATCACGTCACCCGCGGCGACCACGGTGTCTTCCATCACGTTGATGTTGGAGCCCACCGGCAGGTAGTAGCGCGCCATGCTCTCGCCGATCTTGGCGGTCTTGCCGGACTCGTCCTTGATGGTGATGCGCGGACGCTTGTCGGCGTCGCGGGTTTCGATGATGACCTTCCTGGAGAGGCCGGTGACTTCGTCGACCTGCTCCTCCATGGTGACGCCCTCGATGACATCCCCGAACTTGATGCGGCCGGAGATCTCGGTGAGGATCGGCATGGTGTACGGGTCCCACTCTGCCAGCGACTGCCCCTGGGTGACCTTCTCTTCCGGGCTCACCTTGATCTTGGCGCCATAGACGATGCCGTACTTCTCGCGCTCGCGCCCGGTCTCGTCCACGATGGCCAGCTCACCGTTACGGTTCATAACGATGTGGTGCCCCTCGGAGTTGGTTACGTAGTGCAGGTTGATGAACTTGGCGTAGCCCTCGTTCCTGGCATCCATGGAGGTCTGCTCGGCGCGACGGGATGCGGTACCACCGATGTGGAAGGTACGCATGGTCAGCTGGGTGCCCGGCTCGCCGATAGACTGGGCGGCGATGACACCGACCGCTTCGCCGCGGTTCACCAGGTGACCGCGCGCCAGGTCACGACCGTAGCACTTGGCGCAGATGCCGCGACGGCTCTCGCAGGTGAGCACCGAACGGATCTTGACCTTCTCGAGACCTGCCGCCTCGATCTTGGAGACCAGGGTCTCGTCGATCTCCTGATTGGCAGGTACCAGCACGTCGCCGGTGACCGGGTCGAGGATGTCGTCCAGGGCCACACGGCCGAGGATACGGTCGCCGATGTGCTCGATGACCTCGCCACCCTCGGTGAGGGAGGAGACAGTCAGGCCGTCGATGGTGCCGCAATCCTCCTCGGTGATGATGGCGTCCTGGGCGACGTCGACCAGACGGCGGGTGAGGTAACCGGAGTTCGCCGTCTTGAGCGCGGTATCGGCCAGACCTTTACGTGCACCGTGGGTGGAGATGAAGTACTGGAGCACGGTGAGGCCTTCGCGGAAGTTCGCGGTGATCGGGGTCTCGATGATCTCGCCGGACGGCTTGGCCATGAGTCCCCTCATCCCGGCCAGCTGGCGGATCTGCTGGGCACTACCCCTCGCACCGGAGTCGGCCATCATGTGGATCGCGTTGAAGGACGGCACCTTCACTTCCTTCCCTTCCGGGTCGGTGATGGTATCGCGGGAGAGGTTGTCCAGCATCTCTTTCGCGATGTCCTCTGTCGATTTCGCCCAGATGTCGATGACCTTGTTGTAACGCTCGCCGTCGGTGATGAGACCCTCGGTGTACTGGTTCTGGATCTCCTGCACCTCTTCGGTGGCGCGGTTGATGATGGCGGGCTTCCCTTCCGGGATGACCATGTCGTTGATGGAGATGGAGATACCCGCCTTCGCCGCGTAGCGGAAGCCGATGGACTTCAGCTTGTCGGCGAGGATGACGGTCTCCTTGTTGCCGGCCAGACGGTAGCAGGTGTCGACCAGGTTCGAGAGCTCCTTCTTGGTCATTACCTTGTTGACCGCCGAGAACGGCACCAGGTCGGGCAGGATCTCGCGCAGCAGCACGCGCCCGACCGTCGTTTCGATGATGGCCGGTTTCTCGTCGCTGACGAGGTTCTTCATCCTTACCTTGATGCGGGCCTGGAGGTGCACCTCTGCTGCGTCCCAGGCGATGGAGACCTCATCAGGGGAGGCGAATACCTTCCCGTCGCCCTGCGCGAAGTGCTTCTCGCGGGTCATGTAGTAGATGCCGAGGACCATGTCCTGGCTCGGCACGATGATCGGCTTGCCGTGCGCCGGCGACAGGATGTTGTTGGTCGACATCATGAGAACGCGCGCCTCCACCTGGCTCTCAATGGAGAGGGGGAGGTGGACTGCCATCTGGTCACCGTCGAAGTCGGCGTTGAAGGCGGTGCAGACCAGCGGGTGGAGCTGGATCGCCTTGCCCTCGATGAGCACCGGCTCGAAGGCCTGGATGCCGAGGCGGTGCAGGGTCGGTGCGCGGTTCAAGAGAACCGGGTGCTCCTTGATGACCTCCTCGAGCACGTCCCAGACTTCCGGCTTCTCCTTCTCCACCATCTTCTTCGCGCTCTTGATGGTGGTGACGAAACCGCGCTCCTCGAGCTTGTTGTAGATGAACGGCTTGAAGAGCTCGAGGGCCATTTTCTTCGGCAGACCGCACTGGTGCAGGCGAAGCTCAGGACCGACGACGATAACGGAACGGCCGGAGTAGTCGACACGCTTACCGAGAAGGTTCTGGCGGAAGCGGCCCGACTTGCCTTTGAGCATGTCGGAGAGCGACTTGAGCGGACGCTTGTTGGGGCCGGCGATAGCGCGGCCGCGGCGGCCGTTGTCGAACAGCGCGTCGACCGCCTCCTGCAGCATGCGCTTCTCGTTCCTGATGATGACCTCGGGGGCCTGCAGTTCCATCAGGCGCTTCAAGCGGTTGTTACGGTTGATGACGCGACGGTACAGGTCGTTGAGGTCGCTCGTAGCGAAGCGGCCGCCGTCCAGCGGTACCAGCGGGCGCAGTTCCGGCGGCAGCACCGGGATGCACTCGAGGATCATCCACTCCGGCTTGTTGCCCGAGTTTTTGAAGGCCTCGATGACCTTGAGGCGCTTGGCGGTCTTCTTGCGCTTGGCCTCGGAGGTTGCCTCCTGCATCTCGACACGGAGCTGCTCGGAGAGCTGGTCCAGGTCCATGGAGGTCAGGCAGGTGCGGATTGCGGCCGCGCCCATGCCGGCCTCGAAGCCGTAGTTGTACTCCTCGAGCGCCTTCTGGTACTGGTCCTCGGAGAGCACGGTGCCGAACGGCATGCC
It encodes the following:
- the rpsG gene encoding 30S ribosomal protein S7, whose protein sequence is MPRRREVAKRVILPDPKYGDRVVAKLINIIMLDGKKSTAEKALYGALEIAAGKAGDEPVKVLKKCLDNIKPMLEVKSRRVGGSTYQVPVEVRPERRMSLAMRWLVKYSNARSEKTVTDKLAGEILDAYNNRGSAVKKREDTHKMAEANRAFAHYRW
- the rpsL gene encoding 30S ribosomal protein S12; this encodes MPTINQLIRHGRESKGEKSTAPALRSCPQKRGVCTRVYTTTPKKPNSALRKVARVRLTNGVEVTSYIPGVGHNLQEHSVVLIRGGRVKDLPGVRYHIVRGTLDSVGVKGRMKSRSKYGAKRPK
- the rpoC gene encoding DNA-directed RNA polymerase subunit beta', giving the protein MEDIFNFFDKPKDPLHFSSIKISISSPDKIRERSFGEVKKPETINYRTFKPERDGLFCAKIFGPTKDYECNCGKYKRMKHRGIVCEKCGVEVIPSKVRRERLGHIDLATPVAHIWFLKSLPSRIGNLMDITLKDLEKVLYFEAYVVTDPKETGMPFGTVLSEDQYQKALEEYNYGFEAGMGAAAIRTCLTSMDLDQLSEQLRVEMQEATSEAKRKKTAKRLKVIEAFKNSGNKPEWMILECIPVLPPELRPLVPLDGGRFATSDLNDLYRRVINRNNRLKRLMELQAPEVIIRNEKRMLQEAVDALFDNGRRGRAIAGPNKRPLKSLSDMLKGKSGRFRQNLLGKRVDYSGRSVIVVGPELRLHQCGLPKKMALELFKPFIYNKLEERGFVTTIKSAKKMVEKEKPEVWDVLEEVIKEHPVLLNRAPTLHRLGIQAFEPVLIEGKAIQLHPLVCTAFNADFDGDQMAVHLPLSIESQVEARVLMMSTNNILSPAHGKPIIVPSQDMVLGIYYMTREKHFAQGDGKVFASPDEVSIAWDAAEVHLQARIKVRMKNLVSDEKPAIIETTVGRVLLREILPDLVPFSAVNKVMTKKELSNLVDTCYRLAGNKETVILADKLKSIGFRYAAKAGISISINDMVIPEGKPAIINRATEEVQEIQNQYTEGLITDGERYNKVIDIWAKSTEDIAKEMLDNLSRDTITDPEGKEVKVPSFNAIHMMADSGARGSAQQIRQLAGMRGLMAKPSGEIIETPITANFREGLTVLQYFISTHGARKGLADTALKTANSGYLTRRLVDVAQDAIITEEDCGTIDGLTVSSLTEGGEVIEHIGDRILGRVALDDILDPVTGDVLVPANQEIDETLVSKIEAAGLEKVKIRSVLTCESRRGICAKCYGRDLARGHLVNRGEAVGVIAAQSIGEPGTQLTMRTFHIGGTASRRAEQTSMDARNEGYAKFINLHYVTNSEGHHIVMNRNGELAIVDETGREREKYGIVYGAKIKVSPEEKVTQGQSLAEWDPYTMPILTEISGRIKFGDVIEGVTMEEQVDEVTGLSRKVIIETRDADKRPRITIKDESGKTAKIGESMARYYLPVGSNINVMEDTVVAAGDVIAKIPRETTKTKDITGGLPRVAELFEARKPKDFAVITEIDGVVAFGKDAKGKRKVIVTPEVGEPKEYLIPKGKHISVHEGDHVRAGEALMDGSSNPHDILRVLGQKELAKYLVDEVQEVYRLQGVKINDKHIETIVRQMLRRVRVKDVGDTNLLIDDQIERWVFEEENEKAMDKGGRPATAESLLLGITKASLSTESFISAASFQETTKVLTQASIEGKVDSLRGLKENVIMGRLIPAGTGLALYRNLRMVAEEPVIIPEPVEPEDEEIYEEEA
- the fusA gene encoding elongation factor G → MARQVSLEMTRNIGIMAHIDAGKTTTTERILYYTGVSHKIGEVHDGAATMDWMEQEQERGITITSAATTCNWKDHRINIIDTPGHVDFTIEVERSLRVLDGAVAVFCSVGGVEPQSETVWRQADKYRVPRIAFINKMDRIGADFFRGIAMIKDRLKANPVALQIPIGSEENYKGLVDLIEMKGIVFNDETMGAVYDVVDIPADLVDQANEYREYLIEEVSSHDDALMEKYLGGEEISNAELKAAIRQATLDIKICPVICGSAFKNKGVQHLLDAVLDYMPAPTDIPAIQGVDANTEAPIERHASDDEPFSALGFKIMTDPFVGQLCFFRVYSGVIQSGSYVYNATKGKRERIGRILKMHANKREEIKEVYAGDIAAAVGLKYTTTGDTLCDENHAVILESIEFPEPVISIAIEPKTKADQEKLGLSLGKLASEDPSFRVKTDEETGQTIISGMGELHLEIIVDRLFREFKVEANVGKPQVAYRETITKKVKAEGKFVRQSGGRGQFGHVWLEIEPQEAGKGYEFVDAIKGGVVPREYIPAVDKGIKESLDNGVMAGFPVVDVKVTLVDGSYHEVDSSEMAFKIAGSMGFKEGCAKAAPIILEPIMSVEVVVPEEYMGDVIGDLNSRRGRIMGMEGRAGAQVVNSMVPLAQMFGYSTDLRSATQGRATYSMTFDHYEPVPKSVAEEIVAKAKG